From a region of the Marinomonas mediterranea MMB-1 genome:
- a CDS encoding class II aldolase/adducin family protein yields MLIAQSETMSKTEVELRQELAAAYRLAAMLGWEDTLYTHFSMRLPGDGEPRFLINPFGYMFDEICASDLIVVDMNGQVIEGNADYNPAGFTIHSAVHMAREDAHCVIHTHTLSGMAVAACENGLLNLNQISTEFHKRVGYHAYEGVAFNLEERERIQASLGQNIALILRNHGLLSVGETVADAFQIMYYLNKACEIQLAAGQMASLSPISTIPDHLADYVSSQFKKVEHERHLVWKAWLRKLDRMDASYKD; encoded by the coding sequence ATGTTAATAGCACAGTCAGAAACAATGTCGAAAACCGAAGTTGAATTACGTCAAGAGCTCGCCGCCGCTTATAGATTAGCGGCGATGCTGGGCTGGGAAGATACGTTGTATACCCACTTTTCAATGCGCCTTCCTGGCGACGGTGAACCGAGGTTTTTGATTAATCCCTTCGGCTATATGTTTGATGAAATTTGCGCCAGTGATTTAATCGTCGTCGATATGAATGGGCAGGTAATAGAAGGCAACGCGGACTATAACCCAGCTGGTTTTACCATTCATAGTGCGGTTCATATGGCCAGAGAAGATGCCCATTGTGTTATTCATACCCACACATTGTCTGGAATGGCGGTTGCAGCGTGTGAAAATGGCCTGCTTAACTTGAATCAAATTAGTACCGAGTTTCATAAGCGTGTGGGATATCACGCGTATGAAGGCGTCGCTTTCAATTTAGAAGAGCGTGAACGTATTCAAGCATCATTAGGGCAAAATATAGCTTTAATTTTACGCAATCATGGTTTGTTAAGTGTTGGAGAAACGGTGGCTGATGCTTTTCAAATTATGTATTACCTTAATAAAGCCTGTGAAATTCAGCTCGCAGCAGGTCAAATGGCGTCTTTGTCACCCATTTCTACCATTCCAGATCACCTTGCTGATTATGTTTCTAGCCAGTTTAAAAAGGTGGAGCATGAGCGCCACCTAGTGTGGAAAGCATGGTTAAGGAAGCTCGATCGAATGGATGCTTCTTATAAGGATTAA
- a CDS encoding ABC transporter substrate-binding protein, producing the protein MKQLTGKCISVFSALSAGVLAQTAVAGTLTEGKLIIGMEITYPPFESYDGDEVVGFDPELTALLAAKMGVEESFSDNKFTGLILGLGANKFDAVISGMYIKDERLKQADAVPYARTGASIMVPKNSKIMPKTDKELCGVKVGLQQGTSWVKAFKNLSDSYCVPNGLKPVVVQEFPSAPEATQAMLSGNVEAQVEIAGAAKMFIQRTKGRIQVSSTDLIYPNTLGIYVKKGNAELKSAFEKAMAEIKADGSYMKLIEKYELSPVN; encoded by the coding sequence ATGAAACAATTGACAGGTAAATGTATTTCAGTATTTTCCGCCTTAAGTGCCGGGGTTTTGGCTCAAACTGCCGTAGCTGGGACCTTGACTGAGGGCAAATTGATCATCGGTATGGAAATCACCTACCCACCGTTTGAGTCCTATGATGGTGATGAAGTGGTTGGCTTTGATCCAGAACTCACGGCTTTGCTTGCTGCGAAAATGGGGGTAGAAGAAAGCTTTAGTGACAATAAATTTACCGGACTTATTTTGGGGCTTGGTGCAAATAAATTTGATGCGGTTATTTCGGGTATGTACATCAAGGATGAACGTTTAAAACAAGCCGATGCCGTACCTTATGCCCGTACTGGTGCGTCTATCATGGTGCCAAAAAACAGCAAAATCATGCCTAAAACAGATAAAGAGTTATGTGGCGTAAAGGTTGGCCTTCAGCAGGGGACGTCTTGGGTTAAGGCCTTTAAAAATTTATCTGATAGCTATTGTGTTCCAAATGGCCTAAAACCTGTAGTAGTGCAAGAGTTCCCATCGGCTCCGGAAGCCACGCAAGCCATGTTGTCAGGTAACGTTGAGGCTCAAGTTGAAATTGCAGGCGCTGCAAAAATGTTTATTCAACGTACAAAAGGTCGTATCCAAGTAAGTTCTACAGATTTGATTTACCCAAATACGCTGGGGATTTATGTGAAAAAAGGCAATGCTGAATTAAAAAGCGCTTTTGAAAAGGCAATGGCAGAAATTAAGGCGGACGGTTCCTACATGAAGTTAATAGAGAAATACGAACTGTCTCCTGTTAATTAA
- a CDS encoding 2-hydroxyacid dehydrogenase, with translation MSAYILLASNDSEFNDELMLHANQYEPDFEWVLPDDDRASCATVAACWFPDKDLLTRFPNIQCLHSLAAGVEHLGETLLHSSLPICRIVDEEQKVGMLEYVLWGVLYFQRDFDRAVENQKRNHWQRYPQKKAEEITIGIMGLGEIGGYVANGLANQGYKVSGWSRTAKSFDNIQCFSGNSGLDRFLENTQIVVNLLPLNDSTYRLINESFLDKLPDDAMLINCGRGGHICYQDLCNALSRGTLRGAILDVFDDEPLQESNALWHTPNVLITPHMASASSSQVLVKQVIDNTQRFVEGRDLINTVGYAD, from the coding sequence ATGAGCGCTTATATCCTACTTGCGTCTAATGACAGTGAATTTAACGACGAGCTTATGTTGCACGCAAACCAGTATGAGCCTGATTTCGAATGGGTGCTGCCTGACGATGATCGAGCTTCGTGTGCGACTGTGGCGGCCTGTTGGTTTCCGGATAAAGACTTACTCACTCGATTCCCTAATATCCAGTGTTTGCACTCGTTGGCAGCAGGAGTAGAGCATTTAGGTGAGACACTTTTACATTCTTCATTGCCCATTTGCCGCATTGTTGATGAAGAGCAGAAAGTCGGGATGTTGGAGTATGTGTTGTGGGGTGTGCTCTATTTTCAGCGTGATTTTGATAGGGCGGTCGAAAACCAAAAGCGAAATCATTGGCAGCGTTACCCTCAGAAAAAAGCGGAAGAGATCACAATTGGCATAATGGGGCTGGGTGAAATCGGTGGGTACGTTGCTAATGGTCTTGCTAATCAAGGTTATAAAGTTTCTGGATGGTCTAGAACGGCTAAAAGCTTTGATAATATTCAATGTTTTTCGGGGAACAGTGGACTAGATCGTTTTCTGGAAAATACTCAAATAGTGGTTAATTTATTACCGTTAAATGATTCAACCTATCGGCTTATCAATGAGAGTTTTTTAGATAAGCTTCCTGATGATGCTATGCTGATTAACTGTGGGCGAGGTGGCCATATTTGTTATCAGGATCTTTGCAATGCTCTGTCTAGAGGAACGCTACGAGGCGCTATTTTAGATGTGTTTGACGATGAGCCGTTACAGGAGAGTAATGCGCTTTGGCATACCCCTAATGTACTGATTACGCCACATATGGCATCGGCTTCTTCCTCTCAGGTTCTTGTAAAGCAAGTGATAGACAATACACAGCGTTTTGTTGAAGGCAGAGATCTCATTAATACAGTGGGTTATGCTGATTAA
- a CDS encoding amino acid ABC transporter permease/ATP-binding protein, which translates to MSLDWEYFFSLFTMSAFYRACVTVVVLSTSAWFLGLLLGFLVACAKMSTTRWLTIPSGIFIWFFRSVPLLVVLVFVYNMPQLFPSTGPYLGVPFIAGLVSLVITEAAYMAEIHRTGLLSIGKGQREAGHALSIGFLGVQRLIVIPQALRISMPALINEYVTVIKLSSLVSAISLSEILQTGQRLYSQNFLVMETLLAVAVYYVGIVTIFGSVLQWIERRMDVPSRKPETLSESECEKLRQQALPMPVRQATESKGLPPALQLKKISKKFGENEVLKGVDINIGIGEVISIIGPSGSGKTTLIRTVNRLETLNGGEVVLFGEDFIQSNHSLSIKKTRAGMKRIGMVFQSFNLFPHKTALENIMLAPRYHGAPSDVNVNRKQALYLLDRVGLLAHANKYPHQLSGGQQQRVAIARTLALSPDIMLFDEPTSALDPEMVGEVLKVIQDLAKEGMTLVIVTHEMDFAMSVSDRVVMMEHGVIQADAKPYDIESADTDVPELLRMRAFMGIDNTEVSSRLS; encoded by the coding sequence ATGAGCTTAGATTGGGAATACTTCTTTTCACTGTTTACCATGTCTGCGTTTTACCGCGCCTGTGTCACCGTTGTTGTGCTCAGTACGTCGGCTTGGTTTTTGGGTTTGTTATTGGGCTTTTTGGTCGCCTGCGCAAAAATGTCGACAACACGTTGGTTAACGATTCCGTCGGGTATTTTTATCTGGTTTTTTCGCAGTGTTCCTCTTTTAGTGGTATTGGTCTTTGTCTATAACATGCCGCAATTGTTTCCCTCCACGGGGCCTTATCTTGGCGTTCCATTTATTGCCGGTTTGGTGAGTCTCGTCATTACAGAGGCGGCGTATATGGCGGAAATTCATCGCACAGGCTTATTATCCATTGGGAAAGGGCAGCGCGAAGCCGGGCATGCGTTAAGTATTGGTTTTCTTGGTGTTCAGCGTTTGATCGTCATTCCTCAAGCGTTGCGGATTTCGATGCCAGCATTAATTAATGAGTACGTGACCGTTATTAAATTAAGCTCTTTAGTATCGGCTATTTCTTTATCTGAAATACTGCAAACGGGCCAGCGTTTGTATTCACAAAATTTCTTGGTTATGGAAACACTGCTTGCTGTTGCGGTTTATTACGTCGGTATTGTGACCATTTTTGGTTCTGTATTGCAGTGGATTGAACGCAGAATGGACGTTCCATCACGTAAGCCTGAAACACTGTCAGAATCAGAGTGTGAAAAACTACGACAGCAGGCCCTTCCTATGCCCGTTCGACAAGCCACCGAGTCTAAAGGGCTACCTCCTGCTCTGCAGTTAAAGAAAATCAGTAAAAAATTTGGTGAGAATGAAGTACTTAAAGGGGTGGATATTAACATCGGCATAGGTGAAGTGATTAGCATCATTGGGCCATCCGGTTCAGGTAAAACGACCTTGATTCGAACGGTTAATAGACTTGAAACACTTAATGGTGGCGAAGTGGTGTTGTTTGGGGAAGACTTTATTCAAAGCAATCACTCATTAAGCATTAAGAAAACCCGCGCTGGTATGAAGCGCATCGGCATGGTGTTTCAGAGCTTTAATTTGTTTCCGCATAAAACCGCATTAGAAAATATTATGCTGGCGCCTCGTTATCACGGTGCGCCAAGTGATGTAAATGTTAATCGTAAACAAGCGTTGTATTTATTAGATCGTGTTGGCTTGTTAGCGCATGCAAATAAATATCCGCATCAGTTATCGGGCGGACAACAGCAGCGAGTAGCGATTGCCAGAACATTGGCTTTGTCGCCTGATATTATGTTGTTCGATGAACCAACTTCTGCGCTTGATCCTGAGATGGTCGGGGAAGTGTTGAAGGTGATTCAAGACCTAGCAAAAGAAGGGATGACATTGGTGATTGTGACTCATGAGATGGATTTTGCCATGTCTGTTTCTGATCGTGTTGTGATGATGGAGCACGGCGTTATTCAGGCGGATGCAAAACCGTATGATATTGAGAGCGCAGATACTGATGTGCCAGAACTGTTACGAATGAGGGCTTTTATGGGCATAGACAATACAGAAGTAAGCTCTCGTCTTTCTTAA